In Rheinheimera sp. MM224, one DNA window encodes the following:
- a CDS encoding methyl-accepting chemotaxis protein, with translation MLLSLKIQFRLLVLVLPLFILLLWFVSQQAIDRYQQTRQSNAVTEQMTVLVKAVDLVHELQKERGLSAGFLNSQTLDLPAELSQQRSLVDQQLQLFLQQLKQGQQSFQSAEQLALLQNIETKLGGLSQSRAEVSSKSLTAAVMIRYYSELNQQLLSIAQSVLKFNTDMQLNGPLNSLYSWSEAKERAGLERAQLNAALTKGSFTAETYISYLSNIAQQQLFFSQFQQFATDEQKQWLKDQQPKFSEMLAIRQQAMQQQLIAMPKQWFELSSNRINQLKLMEQQLTEQILQLAKQSYQHSYQSFLWLVVLNLLVLIAVIFLAWQVIRGLVMQVNTLVQVMQQSAQQKDLRVTAPQWGSDEFSQIALALNQMLQQFRGTVDQLLHASVQLSAVAEQTAATVDHNSDALHKQNEETLTVASAVEELSVSVKDVASHVHQSSAAAEDTHQLTANVNERVGQSHQAVVQVVSTLNHVAVQVNQLNQSSQKINEVVSVIRAIAEQTNLLALNAAIEAARAGDQGRGFAVVADEVRSLAQRTQQSTAEIQGMVSQFQLDMSAVTSSMQQSEQLASSSLEQSELVSQAVSGIFQSIEQIRAMAIQISASVEEQATVAEQIALSVQHISDQTEQAAEGGRQLSATVSEQAKLASSLQQMAAAFQV, from the coding sequence ATGTTGCTGAGTCTAAAAATCCAATTCAGGTTGTTGGTGTTAGTGTTGCCGCTATTTATATTGCTACTCTGGTTTGTCAGCCAGCAGGCTATCGATCGTTACCAACAAACCCGTCAAAGTAATGCCGTCACGGAACAAATGACTGTACTGGTCAAAGCTGTCGATCTGGTGCATGAGCTGCAAAAGGAGCGGGGGTTAAGCGCTGGTTTCCTGAATAGTCAGACTTTAGATTTACCGGCGGAACTTAGTCAGCAGCGTAGTTTAGTGGATCAGCAACTTCAGTTGTTTTTACAGCAGTTAAAACAAGGCCAGCAAAGTTTCCAAAGTGCTGAGCAATTGGCTCTGCTGCAGAATATTGAAACCAAGCTGGGTGGGTTATCACAAAGCCGTGCCGAGGTCAGCAGTAAGAGCCTGACCGCAGCAGTAATGATCCGGTATTACAGTGAGTTAAATCAACAACTGCTATCTATAGCGCAGTCTGTATTGAAGTTTAATACGGATATGCAGCTAAATGGTCCACTGAACTCGCTTTACAGTTGGAGTGAAGCGAAAGAACGGGCAGGACTGGAACGGGCCCAACTCAATGCTGCTTTGACCAAAGGCAGTTTTACTGCGGAAACTTATATTTCGTATCTGAGCAATATTGCACAGCAGCAGCTGTTCTTTTCACAATTTCAGCAGTTTGCCACAGACGAACAAAAGCAGTGGCTGAAAGACCAGCAACCAAAATTCAGTGAAATGCTGGCTATCCGCCAACAGGCCATGCAGCAACAGCTTATTGCAATGCCTAAGCAATGGTTTGAATTGTCCAGCAACCGCATTAATCAGTTAAAACTGATGGAACAGCAACTGACAGAACAAATTTTACAGTTAGCCAAACAGAGTTATCAGCACAGTTATCAGAGCTTTTTATGGTTAGTGGTGCTAAATCTGCTGGTGCTGATTGCAGTGATCTTTTTAGCCTGGCAAGTGATCAGGGGTTTGGTGATGCAAGTGAATACGCTAGTGCAGGTTATGCAGCAATCAGCACAACAAAAAGACTTAAGGGTGACGGCGCCACAATGGGGCAGTGATGAATTCAGTCAGATTGCGTTGGCATTAAATCAGATGCTGCAGCAGTTTCGCGGTACTGTGGATCAACTGCTACATGCCAGTGTTCAACTTTCTGCCGTGGCTGAGCAAACAGCAGCTACTGTGGATCACAATTCGGATGCTTTACACAAACAAAACGAAGAAACCTTAACAGTGGCCAGTGCTGTTGAAGAACTGAGTGTATCGGTGAAAGATGTGGCCTCTCATGTTCATCAGAGCTCAGCTGCGGCAGAAGATACTCATCAACTAACAGCCAATGTGAATGAACGGGTAGGCCAAAGCCATCAGGCCGTGGTTCAGGTGGTCAGTACGCTCAATCATGTTGCCGTTCAGGTGAATCAACTGAATCAAAGTAGCCAGAAAATTAATGAAGTGGTGTCTGTGATCCGTGCTATTGCTGAGCAAACCAACTTACTGGCGTTAAACGCAGCCATTGAAGCTGCCAGGGCTGGCGATCAAGGCCGGGGTTTTGCTGTAGTAGCCGATGAAGTTCGCTCTTTAGCACAGCGCACTCAACAATCTACCGCTGAAATTCAGGGCATGGTCAGCCAGTTTCAACTGGATATGTCAGCTGTCACAAGCTCTATGCAACAAAGCGAACAACTTGCCAGCTCGAGCCTGGAACAAAGCGAATTAGTCAGTCAGGCGGTGTCTGGTATATTCCAGTCTATTGAACAAATCCGCGCCATGGCGATTCAAATCAGCGCTTCTGTTGAGGAACAAGCCACAGTTGCAGAGCAAATTGCACTGAGTGTGCAACACATCA
- a CDS encoding substrate-binding periplasmic protein, with protein MRSLLLCFSLFSLACLFSVSASTAIHVATPQSRLEASTSYYFDLLDLVLQKTAADYGPAHLVFEPVPASGSLWKLMLKKNRIDVHWLTPTTEIEQHLRLVPATILYGGLGLRGMIIKNSQLQQFQQVKTVNDLRQFTACQGEKWPDVQVLQYAGLKVHTVQKFDSILDMLHKGRCDYFPRSVIEGDAELANLQPDYQGLSFFTSVLLYYSLPVHFYVNPDDETLARRLEQGLKTMHDSGELLAFMQQHPVTRHVFEPHRYSQSVVLKLHNPVLPALHQQGKPDFWLELLQMKQKPSR; from the coding sequence ATGCGTTCATTACTGCTTTGTTTTAGTTTATTTAGTCTTGCCTGCTTATTCAGCGTAAGCGCCAGCACCGCAATTCATGTGGCCACGCCACAATCCAGGCTGGAAGCCAGCACTTCGTATTACTTTGATTTACTTGATCTGGTGCTACAAAAGACAGCAGCTGACTATGGTCCTGCGCATTTGGTATTTGAACCTGTGCCTGCGTCAGGGTCTTTGTGGAAACTGATGCTGAAGAAAAATCGCATTGATGTGCACTGGTTAACCCCGACCACAGAAATAGAACAGCATCTGCGGCTTGTCCCTGCCACTATTTTGTATGGGGGTCTTGGTTTACGCGGTATGATCATTAAAAACAGTCAGTTGCAGCAGTTTCAACAGGTAAAAACTGTCAACGACTTACGCCAATTTACCGCTTGTCAGGGAGAGAAATGGCCTGATGTTCAGGTGTTGCAATATGCAGGGCTTAAAGTTCATACAGTGCAAAAGTTTGATTCGATACTGGATATGCTGCACAAGGGCCGTTGTGATTATTTCCCTCGCAGTGTGATAGAAGGTGATGCTGAGCTCGCCAATCTGCAGCCGGACTATCAGGGACTAAGTTTTTTTACCTCAGTGCTGCTGTATTACTCTTTACCTGTACATTTTTATGTTAATCCGGACGACGAAACTCTTGCCAGACGCCTGGAACAAGGGCTAAAAACTATGCATGACTCAGGAGAGTTGCTTGCATTTATGCAGCAACATCCGGTGACCCGTCACGTCTTTGAACCCCATCGTTACAGCCAGTCTGTTGTACTTAAACTTCATAATCCTGTTTTGCCCGCTTTACATCAACAGGGAAAACCTGATTTCTGGCTGGAGCTGTTGCAGATGAAACAAAAACCTTCAAGATGA
- a CDS encoding PLP-dependent aminotransferase family protein, with translation MRIELGSFFLSGQGTLQQQLYQALREKLLTAQWPTDALLPSSRQLAADLGLSRNTVNQVLQQLVAEGYLLGQQGRGYQIIATAPDQFFQASTETTVAAQTEMVLFDYDISLKSGPASGLLQTGVPDLSAFPFVLWQKLTQRHSGRAALAGMADAMGYMPLRLALKDYLRQSRQVVCDEDCILITPGAQAALFIAAKLASKAGDKVAMESPGYPRLRQALQLAEAEIHYIDASSDHGLAISALNQLKGCKALFVTPAHQYPMGGIMPLTERLHLLEWARQQHCILVEDDYDSEFQFKHRPIASLQGLAQGQGVIYVGSFSKTLFPALRLGYLVLPKQWMLKAAALLQAVYGDVALLPQAVTADFMLEGHFGRHLRKMRQLYQHKQQYCLQLIAEFLPEAKLHARYAGLHISIEFPYELADQQLTAELLKQGYRVQPLSRYVFSGEKRTGLVIGLANTTEQQLLLGVQLIAQLLQLFKKGNEA, from the coding sequence ACTTTGCAACAGCAGCTGTATCAGGCGCTGCGTGAAAAGCTATTAACTGCACAATGGCCAACTGACGCGTTATTGCCGTCCAGCAGGCAGTTGGCGGCAGATTTGGGACTGAGCCGCAATACAGTGAATCAGGTATTGCAGCAGTTGGTGGCTGAAGGTTATCTGCTAGGGCAGCAGGGACGGGGTTATCAGATTATAGCCACAGCCCCTGATCAGTTTTTTCAGGCCAGTACAGAGACTACAGTTGCTGCTCAAACAGAAATGGTGCTGTTTGACTATGACATTAGCCTAAAATCCGGACCAGCTTCGGGACTGCTGCAAACTGGCGTGCCAGATTTATCCGCCTTTCCTTTTGTGTTGTGGCAAAAGCTGACTCAGCGCCATAGTGGTAGAGCCGCTTTGGCTGGTATGGCCGATGCTATGGGGTATATGCCACTGCGTTTAGCGCTGAAAGACTATTTACGCCAGTCGCGTCAGGTGGTCTGTGATGAAGACTGTATTCTGATCACTCCCGGAGCTCAGGCTGCGTTATTTATCGCGGCAAAGCTGGCCAGTAAAGCCGGTGACAAAGTGGCTATGGAATCGCCGGGTTATCCACGTTTGCGCCAGGCCTTACAGCTTGCAGAAGCAGAGATCCATTATATTGATGCCAGTTCAGATCATGGCCTTGCGATTTCAGCGCTCAATCAACTGAAAGGTTGTAAAGCTTTGTTTGTAACCCCTGCCCATCAATACCCTATGGGGGGCATTATGCCGCTGACGGAGCGGCTGCATTTATTGGAATGGGCACGGCAGCAACACTGTATTTTGGTAGAAGATGATTACGACAGCGAGTTTCAGTTTAAACACAGGCCGATTGCCAGTTTGCAGGGGTTAGCACAAGGGCAGGGTGTGATTTACGTTGGGTCCTTTAGCAAAACCTTGTTTCCGGCTCTGCGTTTGGGCTATCTGGTGCTGCCAAAACAGTGGATGCTAAAAGCCGCCGCTTTATTGCAGGCTGTTTACGGCGATGTGGCTTTATTGCCTCAGGCGGTCACAGCAGATTTTATGTTGGAGGGCCATTTTGGCCGGCATTTACGCAAGATGAGGCAGCTGTATCAGCACAAACAGCAGTATTGCCTGCAGCTTATTGCAGAGTTTTTACCAGAAGCGAAGTTACATGCCCGTTATGCTGGTTTGCATATCAGCATTGAGTTTCCTTATGAATTAGCTGATCAACAACTGACGGCAGAATTGTTAAAGCAAGGCTACAGAGTGCAGCCGTTAAGCCGTTATGTGTTTTCAGGAGAAAAGCGTACTGGTTTGGTGATAGGTTTAGCCAATACCACAGAGCAGCAACTGCTATTGGGTGTACAGTTAATTGCGCAGCTATTGCAGTTATTTAAAAAGGGTAATGAAGCATAA